One part of the Streptomyces lydicus genome encodes these proteins:
- a CDS encoding DLW-39 family protein: MKKLLLVALAAIGGLLVYRQIQADRAEQDLWTEATDSVPAGSGV; this comes from the coding sequence GTGAAGAAGCTTCTCCTGGTCGCACTGGCCGCCATCGGCGGGCTCCTCGTGTACCGCCAGATCCAGGCGGATCGCGCCGAGCAGGATCTGTGGACGGAGGCGACCGACTCCGTGCCCGCAGGTTCGGGTGTCTGA
- a CDS encoding vWA domain-containing protein, whose protein sequence is MALRPRRGAVALLGGLLLALTAAPFPATAAAPAAAPSADGSGMVMVLDSSGSMAADDGSGSTRIASARKAVGTVVDALPAGYPVGLRVYGADKSKGCDDTRLAQPVSPLGRAGLKRAVAGVRPKGDTPIRLSLHKAAQDLPAAGGGATGKRTILLISDGEDNCQAPPPCKVAAQLAASGVDLHIDAVGFQVAGKARAQLECLAEAGNGRYYDAPAAASLARQLQRAGQLSVASYRLKGRRLHGAAARGGAPSMGLGQYLDSIGPNEERYYAVGLDAVSTADFSATVAPQSGATVGLLDTVRTRIDYGTDSTCESATGMFGQTERATPLTSAVSRVPSQNGYGPCDKAGRHWLVVERRSAKGSDAARWPIELTFHVEHPLKNGVTPAQSEPEYGAGGKDATLPTTAPQDTTGGTGFNDARALRPGVWRDKVLPAQTLWYKVRVGWGQQLRYDVEFANEPTVKGHSSTTTYGGTQVYTPSRTPVGSGTGRFDPQVPYDGRLTALSMGTVPVA, encoded by the coding sequence ATGGCACTCCGACCACGCAGGGGGGCGGTGGCGTTGCTCGGGGGGCTGCTGTTGGCCCTGACCGCCGCGCCCTTTCCGGCCACCGCGGCCGCGCCCGCCGCCGCACCGTCCGCCGACGGCTCCGGCATGGTGATGGTGCTCGACTCCTCGGGCTCGATGGCCGCGGACGACGGCTCGGGCAGCACCCGGATCGCCTCCGCCCGGAAAGCCGTGGGCACGGTCGTCGACGCCCTGCCGGCCGGGTATCCGGTCGGCCTGCGGGTCTACGGGGCCGACAAATCCAAGGGGTGCGACGACACCCGGCTCGCCCAGCCGGTCAGCCCCCTCGGCCGGGCGGGTCTCAAGCGGGCCGTCGCGGGCGTCAGGCCCAAGGGCGACACCCCCATCCGGCTCTCCTTGCACAAGGCGGCGCAGGATCTGCCCGCCGCCGGCGGGGGAGCGACCGGCAAGCGGACGATCCTGCTGATCTCCGACGGCGAGGACAACTGCCAGGCGCCACCGCCGTGCAAGGTTGCCGCCCAACTCGCCGCGTCCGGTGTGGATCTGCACATCGACGCCGTCGGATTTCAGGTGGCGGGCAAGGCCCGTGCACAGCTGGAGTGCCTCGCCGAGGCCGGCAACGGCCGGTACTACGACGCGCCTGCCGCCGCGTCGCTCGCCCGCCAGCTCCAGCGGGCGGGGCAACTGTCCGTGGCCAGCTACCGGTTGAAGGGCCGGCGCCTCCACGGTGCGGCGGCCAGGGGCGGTGCGCCGAGCATGGGCCTCGGCCAGTATCTGGACTCCATCGGACCGAACGAAGAGCGTTACTACGCCGTCGGGCTGGACGCGGTCTCCACGGCGGACTTCTCGGCGACCGTGGCACCGCAGTCCGGTGCGACCGTCGGCCTGCTCGACACGGTGCGCACCCGCATCGACTACGGCACCGACAGCACCTGCGAGTCGGCCACCGGGATGTTCGGGCAGACGGAGAGGGCGACGCCGCTCACCTCGGCGGTCAGCCGGGTCCCCTCGCAGAACGGCTACGGCCCCTGTGACAAGGCGGGGCGGCACTGGCTGGTCGTCGAGCGCCGGTCCGCCAAGGGCTCGGACGCCGCGCGGTGGCCGATAGAGCTGACGTTTCACGTGGAACATCCGCTGAAGAATGGCGTCACGCCCGCCCAGTCGGAGCCGGAGTACGGAGCGGGCGGCAAGGACGCCACGCTGCCCACGACCGCGCCCCAGGACACCACCGGCGGCACCGGTTTCAACGACGCCCGCGCGCTGCGCCCGGGCGTCTGGCGGGACAAGGTGCTGCCGGCCCAGACCCTTTGGTACAAGGTGCGGGTCGGCTGGGGCCAGCAGCTCCGCTACGACGTGGAGTTCGCCAACGAGCCGACGGTCAAGGGCCACAGCTCCACCACGACCTACGGCGGCACCCAGGTCTACACCCCGTCCCGTACGCCGGTCGGCAGCGGCACCGGCCGGTTCGACCCGCAGGTGCCCTACGACGGGCGACTGACCGCCCTCAGCATGGGAACGGTCCCGGTCGCCTGA